In one window of Deinococcus sedimenti DNA:
- a CDS encoding nucleotidyl transferase AbiEii/AbiGii toxin family protein — translation MTKPHHASGYEERSTEAVRRVLIDLAHLLGPYREQLVIVGGLVPSLILTAAEEAHVGTMDIDLALDAATLKEEDAYAEVIRLLEGGGFYRNEAGEHPDLRAFQMATDVDLNDGAPVVKVEVDLLIPDSVKLDKHRPPLVKGLRTMAMKGIGLALQHASDVTVEGRTRRGRRDAATLRVVGPEAFLVLKGLALLGRREPKDAYDVYYTVRHAPQGPEALGRACRALQDHPDAQRAYTAITQKFEYLDSYGPGEVVDFLSQEDRDSDALRLDAHRQVQAWVRGLRGPESEQG, via the coding sequence ATGACGAAACCACACCATGCCAGCGGCTATGAGGAACGCTCGACGGAAGCGGTCCGCCGCGTCCTGATTGACCTCGCTCACCTGCTCGGCCCTTACCGCGAACAGCTGGTTATCGTGGGCGGTCTGGTGCCCTCCCTGATCCTCACCGCGGCCGAGGAAGCCCACGTGGGCACCATGGACATCGATCTCGCTCTGGACGCTGCCACACTCAAAGAGGAGGACGCTTACGCCGAGGTCATCCGGCTGCTGGAGGGTGGGGGCTTCTACCGCAACGAAGCGGGTGAGCATCCGGACCTGCGGGCCTTCCAGATGGCCACCGACGTCGATCTGAACGACGGGGCACCCGTCGTCAAAGTGGAGGTCGACCTACTCATTCCCGATAGCGTCAAGTTGGACAAGCACCGCCCCCCGCTGGTGAAGGGGCTGCGCACCATGGCCATGAAAGGGATCGGCCTCGCCCTGCAGCATGCCTCGGACGTGACCGTAGAGGGGCGGACCCGTCGGGGCCGGCGAGACGCCGCCACCCTGCGCGTGGTGGGACCAGAGGCCTTCCTGGTCCTCAAAGGCCTCGCCCTGCTGGGCCGGCGGGAACCGAAGGACGCGTATGACGTGTACTACACCGTGCGCCACGCCCCGCAGGGTCCCGAAGCGCTGGGGCGAGCCTGCCGGGCCCTTCAGGATCATCCGGACGCGCAGCGTGCCTACACCGCGATCACTCAGAAGTTCGAGTACCTCGACAGCTACGGGCCAGGTGAAGTTGTGGATTTCCTGAGTCAGGAGGACCGCGATTCCGACGCCTTGAGACTGGACGCGCACCGGCAGGTGCAGGCATGGGTGAGGGGTCTTCGAGGTCCTGAAAGCGAACAAGGGTGA